Part of the Capsicum annuum cultivar UCD-10X-F1 chromosome 12, UCD10Xv1.1, whole genome shotgun sequence genome is shown below.
acaattttttctaaattcaaatatcagttacatgttcaaTCAATAAACGATTTAATGTTGGCTAATTACTGCCTTTAAATcacaggaaaaaaaaaattatgtataacaatttttttaaattcaaatatcaatTACATGTTCTATCAATAAACGATTTAATGTTGGCTAATTACTGCCTTTAATTAAGAAactgtaaaataattaaagattcttttaCCTTAAATATAGAATTAGCTGTTACATCATATATTCGACCAATGTACAATATGTGaccgaatgtatgagtatgttcgcaaaaaaaggaagaaagaaaataacaagaaattttatgtaattattttcattgtctaagagatttatgttatttacacATATTATATTATAAAGATGTTTGCTatcaaacataatataattatacaggatttaatatataaaaaaattaattgccTCTTAACCAGCCAACAAACGACTCTAATATTAAGAGGATACAGTAAAATTGGCtattaaaataaagttaaatctATCTcacggatatatatatatatatatatatatatagtaagaGAGAATTTTAGAAGAAGTTCTAAGTCCACCGAGCTAATAACTTTTTTCTGGCTTTATGTAATAGGCAATTCTCTGGATTTTTCTGCCCTTTTTTCTGTTGAGTCATTCATGGTTTGCAGTTGTTGGTTGTTTCATTAAGGTACCGTAACGTCTTCCACTACCCTAATCTAAAGTTCctttttcaataataaaaataaatatacatatatttagtGTTCGATATTTGTATTTagatttcaaattattttatgatatttacaCGAGCTCCATTTTTAAGAAAGTCTTTGATATGACTTTGATGATCTGTAATTTATGTTTTATCTTCGATTTAATTTAGATTCGAGCATTGCATAGCTCATTTATGAAAGCTACACTCTTAACATAAGTTGTTCAGTTTTTAGAGTTTTGAATTCAAAACCTTCGATCAAGGGTGAAAAAACTTATTCACTATTACTCATGTTAGGTGATCAAAAATTTGTCACATAATCGACGTTAACTTATTTGGTAGGTTTAGTTACCCTAAATATCTCTATAATAACGAcgtttatttaaattttgatacaTCAATATATAATTGTATGAAGTCTCATAATCAAGGTGAAGATAGAAAATTCGATAAGAATTCTTCaagattaatatatatatatatatatatagctctAGATTTAATGCATTTGTCAATTTGTTTTGGCAAACTTACAAGTAACGCTAGTTTAAAGCTACAAGGGACCAACATAGGTTATGGTGTAGTAGATGAGACTGTTCCACCCTTAATCAAAGGTCAAGGATTCGATTCTGGATATGGAAAAAACTCTATTGGGAGCACTTTCACCTCAATGAACCCTGCAATGCACGATTCAAATTAGTCGAAACTCCAATATAAACACCAAATACTGGACACCGaatgaaaaactaaaaacaaaaaagcTACAAAGGAGTTGAATGTGAACATGTGAATTATATATTAGgattaattgaaaataaataaattatatattaggATTCCATCTTTGACTTTGGGCCAATTGACCATTACGGATTTTTCTTGTCTCATTGtgaacttttttcttcttctccttgcaaCATCTTAATCATAGATAAGCTTTTCATTTGTCTTATGCAATACTCATTTATATATAAAAGTTCTTTCTTTTCCGTTTAGTTTTCATATCTGATGTTGAATACTTTGAAGTTATATTAAGTAAGGTACATTTAGATATAATGTTCATtatcaaagattttttttatttttttttatatttgagcCTCTTAATAGACCTCTCAAGAAAGGAGCAACGCCATCTACTCGATCACATCCTTTGATAGTTCATTTATAAAAGTACGTTATTAAATATCTTGCGAAATTTATGGGCATTCTTTGCACTTTTCTGCAAATTGCACTAGTAAATGTTATCTACTTATATAGTTTTGCTCAATTTATGAATTAATAAGGGTAGATTAGccaaattaattataatttttttcattaatgatAAATATGTTAGATgtttgttataaattatcaaaataggGAAAGTAAATATTTCTTATATTATAAGAGGCAGTTGAGCTGATTGAGGAGCTTATTTTCTCCTTGCCGATCAATTCAGCTATttgctccgtaattttattatattatttctaattaattattatatattatttatgtattaaaaattaataaaatattttataaataaagtaaagtaaacatttgtgacatgtctgtttcaaatacttcaaccgtaattttactatatcgcacctaattaattattataagtcatctaaatattaaaaagttattataaagtcaactaagtattaaaaaactaataatatttaatactaaattaacttgacgtcttatatgaagtccacttattttttttcctaaagtatttttttatgataattttgctatatcacttctaattagttattataagtcatttaaaatatttttacattgctgcttcaattgtgattttactacatcactctaattaattattatgtccatctaagcattgtgccacttaaattgaatagaagaaaaaatattataaatcataataattaaacaaataaattatttaaaaagtataattgaatatcaatgtcaaaattttttggacaaggagagtaatatatattatttgaaaattacataaaaattattataaattacaatagttaacaactaaaaatattttaaataaaaaattaatatgttacaTGTTTCAAACAGTAcgtataaaaatactataaatcataagaattaataacttaaaaaatttaaaggtcaATCTGTCTACTTTGACACAACTTCATTGGTCCTTCCCattgcctttattttttttatccattttaatttatttattttatttttttaaatttgttatatgtttatttgaaaattacataaaaaaaatatcataaattaaaatatctaacagcttaaaatatttaataaaagatttaatctattatatatatttttaaaatacctaaaaaaaattataaatcacaataattaataacttcaaaaatcttaaagatataaaatatttaattaactcTCCAAATCATATCAgcgccacttaaattgaaataaaaaaatggtactcaataatttaaaacttaaattattttaaatataaatgactatcaattccacaaaagtttgaacagggagagtaacatgtataatttgaaaattacataaaagatattataaattacaacagtgaaaaacttaaaatatttaaaacacattaaaaatataattatctaaattctatttatatcacataaattgacattaaaaaataacatatatagaATCCTAACACGGGGCATCGACATCAAGTAATACCACAAAGCATAGAAATTGCTTTAATTTATCCCTGATTGTTATAGTATTGCAAAGCAATATCTAGAGGGAGATTTTTAAAGTTATccctaattttttattaaatgcaCGGGggatattattatattttctttaaactttAGCGGCCATAGCGAAGGAAAAGGTGCGTGCGCATTTCGAAAATGCTTAATAGGCCTTTCCATAGAAAGTTTAATCTAACTTATCTATGTCATGTTGTTACTGCAACTAAAAATTTATGCGTAGTGGAatatatattctttaaaaattaaatcatgCAGGATATAAtttgatagatattattatataaaatatatatttatgccttaaaatttttttaggagAGACATAAATAAAAGGTTAGGACAGACTATAAGAATATAAAAGTACCAATGACCCGACATTTTGAGCACTGTGTTTGCATAGTTGATAAAGATGGATATAGCTTTTTTTAGATTCATTTGAATTCGATATTTTCAGTGaagtataattttttcttttttttgtcattatttaacTTATATCCAAAGTTAAAAGTTTATTACTACTTGGAAACCAACTTCAGTACGTACGCAATTAAAGTTGAAAACTCACTTATGACTTTGGACATTTTTGTTTGAAATGTGGACTTAAAAGACCACATATTAGACACATCATCATGAAGTTTGGTATCATGACTTATCAAGactaattttagatattttttatacTAAAGTTCTAGATTGAACAAGATTaaacttcaaatatttttgatTGATTATAACCTTCACAAGACTTTAAGATTGTTGAATTGATGGAGCTTCAATTTCTTCCCCTTTAAAGGTTTTGTTGAGGCAGGGTTCTGTGGGGATTGTGGAAATGGTGGAGGGATATGTGGAATTTATTTTGTGATGATCATTGAaccttgaaatattcatacaatttCATATAAtagatctttgtatgtttttgaTTGACAATTAATCCACATTAGATGCCTTAAAAAAGTATGTGATGTGTGATCGTAACGGGCCTAGATAGCGTCAAACGTAAATACACTCTTCACCATTACCATATTTCTCGCATATACGAGCGAGAGCTAACACATCGACTAAAGATTTATCGAGGTTTACGAGCATGTTCTTATTGAAAACCTCCGCAATACATTTACAGTGACACATTTACAAAAAAAGATGCCTTATAACCGAATGAGGGAATATCGGAGATATATATGGgattcaatttttcctttttacaCACAAATATACGAATTTTTAATTTACGTGCACATTGTTTCTGATCAGTTATATTAGATAAAATATTACTTGTTTTAATAAATAGGTAATAATTGTTGGTACGAAATTGACAGAGGAAAGTTAATAATTGCAAATTAAGACCATAAATTAGATAACacataaatttatattaaaaaatttaatattattatatgatttgatcaattaaaaatgaaagattaatattaaaaaatataaaatccacTTGAAAAAATCTccttctaaataaataaataatgtgcATGTTTAGAGAAAATCTTTCtaattatggtaagaaatcacacacaaaaaaaataaattcagcGCCAAATTCTAACAAAAACTCCTTATATATATACAGTTGATGCTTATTTAGTTATATGAggtgtgatttttttatttatttccatcAAGACTTAGTTGGTGTTTAATTTCTTTGATACCCATAGGGATCACCGTATCAATATCTACAATCTTTGTATGTGTTTTGTAAGTGTAAAATAAACTCTTTAAATACCCCTTCTTCTCTTCAATTTCATTCAATTCATAAAAAGAGTAacaaaatagagagagaagactTGGTGGTCCAGAAATGGAGACCTACAGTTCCTCTTTCTCTAGTATGAAATCCTACCTCAAAGCACTCTCCGATACTCCGTCCCGGCTCGCTCGTCGAGTCGGTTCCGTCTCGACTTCTTTCGAGGAAAGAAGCCGAGTACGAGCCCGGTCAGGTGGAGACATGAAAAAGAGTCTTCGATGGTATGACCTAGTTGGATTCGGCATCGGCGGTATGGTCGGTGCCGGTGTGTTTGTTACTTCGGGGCAGGCTAGTCGTGTATATGCTGGTCCTGCTGTTGTGCTCTCTTACGCCATTGCTGGTTTTTGTGCTCTGCTCTCTGCTTTTTGTTATACTGAATTCGCCGTTGATTTGCCTGTTGCCGGCGGTGCTTTTAGCTATATTCGTATCACTTTCGGTGAGTTTCTGTATCTGATTGAATATTGCTATGAGTTTTTGTATCTGAATTAGTTCATGATCAATGTTGATCATTGATTAACTCTGTTTGAGAAAGTACATGTGAATTTCTAGCGTTTTTGATGAGTTTCTGTATCTAAATTAGTTCATGATCAACGCGCATTTTAATTAACGATTAAAATTGATTATTGATTAACTCTCTTTTTGCGAAGAACAGGTGAATTTCTAGCGTTTTTGACTGGCGCGAATCTGATCATTGATTACGTACTATCAAATGCGGCGGTAGCGAGGAGTTTCACTGGTTATTTATGTACAGCGCTCGGTATATCCAACAAATTGAGAATCACCGTCAGTGAATTACCAAAGGGATTCAATGAGATTGATGTTGTAGCTGTTTTAGTGGTTTTATTCCTGACAGTAATCATCTGTTACAGGTATAACAAAAAATTGACAATCTCAATGAAATTCAATCGACTTGAACATTTCTAAATATTGTTACTGTTTCTTCCTTGTTTGCAGTACAAGGGAGAGTTCGATGTTGAACTTGGTGTTAACGGTGTTACATCTGGTATTCATAGTGTTTGTGATAGTAATTGGATTTACGAGGGGTCATACGAAGAATTTTACGAAAGCAGGAGATACTCAAAATCATGCGAGTGGATTCTTTCCATATGGTGCATCAGGTGTGTTCAATGGAGCAGCAATGGTGTATTTGAGTTACATAGGTTACGACGCCGTTTCGACTATGGCTGAGGAGGTTAAAAATCCTGTTAAGGATATACCTGCTGGGGTCTCGGGTTCCGTTATACTCGTGACAGTTCTTTATTGCCTTATGGCTGCTTCAATGTCCATGCTTCTCCCTTATGATATGGTAAACAAATAATGTTATTCTCCTTTTATTTAATctttagttttaatttaatttacGTGATATATTTTACTTTTCGAGATTTGAAATTATTCTTTGTTGTTTGTGTTCGGGATAAAGTGTCGAGTGATATGGACTGCTCAGAGAGTGATAGGGATTGTGTATACTTTATCGACTTTAACTgtgtaaaaatatattgaatatattattgtttGTTGGTTCGGTGCAAAGTGGGACATTTAAGATAAAGCTTGATAAAATTaagttatttttcttcattttttctcaCTTAACCTATAAGTTTATAATGTTGTCGATTGACTGTTAATTTGATCACATCCTTAATCGGTTGGTCATATTCATATAATCCGACGTATTCCACTTAATACTCAgtttgagattattttatttcattacctTCCAAATGAGATTAAGTCAGTTTAAGAATTATATTTCGAAAACTGTCACCCATGATAATCTAATTTGCGTATGAAAAGATCCCTATACATGCTTATGTTAAGGTACAGTTCTGCCCTTACTactatcaatttatttttatttagttatatgATATTTGGAATCGATTCATTGATTAGATTAGTTCAAATTTGCCTACTTGAATCACTTTAAAGGAAGGACActtgttattttaaaaatttccaTCCCCTAACTCGAACACAACGAGTGTAGAATGACCACAAGAGTGAACCCTTTTATATCAACTTCCAAATTTCATCTTAGGTAACTTTGAAATTTTGATCAAGAATCTAATTCATTTTACCATTTATCAGGAGTATTATTTATCACTCAGTGTAGATGTGCATTAATTCTGGTTAAATGTAAATTATTAGATGTATTTATATACTAATTGAATGTTTTTTTGATGAACAGATTGACCCAGATGCGCCATTTTCGGGGGCATTTATGGGATCAGAGGGGTGGAGATGGGTGTCAAATGTGATAGGAGGTGGGGCTAGTTTCGGTATTTTAACCTCTTTATTAGTGGCGATGTTGGGTCAAGCTCGATACATGTGCGTAATC
Proteins encoded:
- the LOC107851278 gene encoding cationic amino acid transporter 7, chloroplastic, with product METYSSSFSSMKSYLKALSDTPSRLARRVGSVSTSFEERSRVRARSGGDMKKSLRWYDLVGFGIGGMVGAGVFVTSGQASRVYAGPAVVLSYAIAGFCALLSAFCYTEFAVDLPVAGGAFSYIRITFGEFLAFLTGANLIIDYVLSNAAVARSFTGYLCTALGISNKLRITVSELPKGFNEIDVVAVLVVLFLTVIICYSTRESSMLNLVLTVLHLVFIVFVIVIGFTRGHTKNFTKAGDTQNHASGFFPYGASGVFNGAAMVYLSYIGYDAVSTMAEEVKNPVKDIPAGVSGSVILVTVLYCLMAASMSMLLPYDMIDPDAPFSGAFMGSEGWRWVSNVIGGGASFGILTSLLVAMLGQARYMCVIGRSSVVPAWFAKVHPKTSTPLNASLFLGLCTAAIALFTDLQILLNLVSIGTLFVFYMVANAVIYKRYVAVGVTNPWPTLSFLFCFSLTSILFTLLWQLAPPGKPKACMLGACTAIAIAVLQLFHYMVPQAQKPEFWGVPLMPWIPSMSIFLNIFLLGSLDRPSYVRFGFFSALAVLFYVLYSVHASFDAEEDGTLSQKSIELVKESIEVQDHTLKV